A part of Brassica rapa cultivar Chiifu-401-42 chromosome A05, CAAS_Brap_v3.01, whole genome shotgun sequence genomic DNA contains:
- the LOC103868697 gene encoding pectinesterase inhibitor 1-like, producing the protein MVANLRNNAFLSSFMFLFLIGSSHAITSSEMSTICDKTLDPSFCLDFLNSEFSSPNLEALAKATLDATQAKATQTFKRLQSIIDGGVDPRSKLAYRSCLDEYENTIGNLEEAFEHLASGEGEGLKTKVSAALDGADTCLDYVKRLRSVDDSVLNNSKGIKNLCGITLVISNILPRRY; encoded by the coding sequence ATGGTTGCAAATTTAAGGAACAATGCATTCTTGTCttcttttatgtttcttttcttaatcGGTTCCTCGCACGCGATCACAAGTTCAGAGATGAGCACCATCTGTGACAAAACTTTGGATCCATCTTTCTGTCTTGACTTTCTCAATTCAGAATTTTCATCTCCTAATCTTGAAGCCTTGGCGAAAGCCACACTTGATGCTACACAAGCAAAAGCAACACAAACATTTAAAAGACTCCAATCTATTATCGATGGAGGTGTCGACCCCCGATCCAAACTAGCTTACAGATCATGCTTAGATGAATACGAGAACACCATTGGAAACCTCGAGGAAGCTTTTGAGCATTTAGCTTCTGGCGAGGGTGAGGGGCTGAAAACTAAAGTTTCTGCTGCATTGGATGGAGCTGATACATGTCTAGATTATGTGAAGAGATTGAGATCTGTAGATGATTCTGTTTTGAATAATAGTAAGGGAATTAAGAATCTTTGTGGTATTACTCTTGTCATCTCTAACATCCTACCACGTAGATATTAA